A DNA window from Spirochaeta cellobiosiphila DSM 17781 contains the following coding sequences:
- a CDS encoding ABC transporter ATP-binding protein — translation MLEIKNLSVKRGDHPLFINLSCEALPGDVVALSGSNGCGKTSLFLCIAGSLPYEEGRINIVEDRVSFVPDNGGTIPLLSVVEQLSLQCLLSGLTKEETRRRVDQVIQVLELDPHRDKRGAELSLGLKKRLGIALGIIRDADVFLFDEPFSGLDYLSVQVFYGILQALKEKGKIAVVSSHSLTLEEDLFNRRWVVRDNRIIQNPDEEPSSPGRLSSLADLTWLD, via the coding sequence ATGCTAGAAATCAAGAACCTATCAGTCAAAAGAGGAGACCATCCTTTATTTATCAATTTGAGCTGCGAAGCCCTTCCTGGGGATGTCGTGGCTTTATCCGGTTCTAATGGTTGTGGCAAGACCTCCTTATTCCTTTGTATAGCCGGCAGTCTTCCTTATGAGGAAGGAAGGATAAATATTGTTGAAGATAGGGTTAGCTTTGTGCCGGATAATGGAGGAACCATTCCTTTGTTATCCGTGGTTGAACAACTTAGTCTTCAGTGTTTGCTTTCAGGCTTAACAAAGGAAGAGACCCGGAGAAGAGTCGATCAGGTGATTCAGGTTCTGGAATTGGATCCCCACAGGGACAAAAGGGGGGCTGAATTATCCTTGGGCTTAAAGAAGCGTTTAGGTATCGCCTTGGGTATCATTCGTGATGCTGATGTTTTTCTCTTTGATGAACCCTTTAGCGGACTAGATTATCTCTCGGTTCAAGTCTTTTATGGAATCTTGCAAGCTCTTAAAGAGAAGGGCAAGATTGCTGTTGTATCCTCCCATTCCCTGACTTTAGAAGAGGATCTTTTCAACCGTCGATGGGTTGTGCGTGATAATAGGATTATTCAAAATCCTGATGAGGAACCAAGCTCTCCAGGGCGCCTCTCAAGTCTAGCGGATTTGACATGGTTAGATTAA